In Pseudothermotoga hypogea DSM 11164 = NBRC 106472, the following are encoded in one genomic region:
- a CDS encoding stage V sporulation protein S encodes MEILKVSSSSNPNKVAGAIAGALSKADRVEIQAIGAGAVNQAVKAIAVARRFLNENDKDIYMVPGFMEAKIENETRTGISFKVFVTTKQS; translated from the coding sequence ATGGAGATTTTGAAAGTCAGTTCGAGTTCGAACCCCAACAAGGTTGCAGGAGCCATAGCAGGCGCTTTATCGAAGGCCGACAGAGTTGAGATCCAGGCGATAGGTGCGGGGGCCGTGAACCAAGCCGTCAAAGCGATTGCCGTAGCCAGGAGATTCCTCAACGAGAACGATAAGGATATCTACATGGTGCCCGGTTTCATGGAGGCCAAGATCGAAAACGAAACGCGCACGGGTATATCCTTCAAGGTGTTCGTGACGACCAAGCAGAGCTGA
- a CDS encoding GatB/YqeY domain-containing protein, which produces MDLKSRLNQDLKEALKAKDEVKLRTVRMLLTAIKNFEVEKMTLATDEDILQIMSKEIKKRQEAIEMYEKGGRQDLAQAERQEIEVIQSYMPKQLSEEEIKEIAKKVISELNLKGPKDVGVAMKAIMPQVKGRADGKLVNKIVSELLSGS; this is translated from the coding sequence GTGGATCTGAAAAGCAGGCTGAATCAGGATTTAAAGGAAGCACTGAAAGCGAAAGACGAAGTAAAACTCAGAACGGTGAGGATGCTTCTGACAGCCATCAAGAACTTCGAGGTTGAGAAGATGACTTTGGCGACAGATGAAGATATCCTTCAGATCATGTCGAAGGAGATAAAGAAAAGGCAGGAAGCCATTGAGATGTACGAGAAGGGCGGCAGACAGGATTTGGCTCAGGCAGAAAGACAGGAGATCGAAGTGATCCAGTCTTACATGCCAAAACAATTGAGCGAGGAGGAAATAAAAGAGATTGCGAAGAAAGTCATCTCCGAACTGAATCTGAAAGGCCCTAAGGATGTGGGCGTTGCCATGAAGGCGATCATGCCCCAGGTGAAGGGCAGAGCGGATGGAAAACTCGTGAACAAGATCGTATCTGAACTTCTCAGCGGGAGCTGA
- the mnmE gene encoding tRNA uridine-5-carboxymethylaminomethyl(34) synthesis GTPase MnmE, with protein MSDTIVAIASPRGIGAISIVRLSGPDSWKICLESLRKRLSSVEPRRIYHNFIVDDDGQVIDEVLLVFYRSPYSYTGEDMVEVMCHGGPIVTQMVLERFLKLGARLAEAGEFTKRAFFNGKIDLTKAESVKQIVEATSKSAVKIAAANLSGRLANFVERLRQDMLGVLARIEVEFDYPDEVFTAPEELKNELLGLFDRVNESLKNVDGRLALSRGLRIVIVGKPNVGKSTLLNALLNEEKAIVTELPGTTRDTIEAFVTIKGITFTLVDTAGIRETHDKVERVGVERAINTASKADLILFVLDASVPLDEDDFRILQLIKNKRYLVVVNKIDAVDKVDPEKLRKALGTDAHILVISALKKEGIEKLEEEIVEQVQDVFENMEGYVTTTRQYELLLSCKLNLENAIKEVDEERLDAAAERLRNCLEALDALLGRQYSIDLIDRMFRDFCVGK; from the coding sequence TTGTCCGACACGATTGTTGCCATAGCCAGTCCCAGAGGCATCGGAGCGATTTCGATCGTCCGTCTGAGTGGGCCAGATTCTTGGAAGATCTGTCTTGAATCCCTCAGGAAGAGACTCAGTTCCGTTGAGCCACGCAGAATTTATCACAACTTCATCGTAGACGATGATGGCCAAGTCATAGACGAAGTGCTCTTAGTGTTCTACAGATCACCCTACTCTTACACAGGCGAGGACATGGTTGAAGTTATGTGCCACGGTGGTCCCATCGTCACACAGATGGTTCTGGAGAGGTTCCTCAAGTTGGGTGCAAGGCTCGCAGAGGCAGGAGAGTTCACGAAAAGAGCTTTCTTCAATGGGAAAATTGATCTGACTAAGGCCGAGTCCGTAAAACAAATCGTGGAAGCCACGTCGAAGAGTGCGGTAAAAATCGCAGCGGCGAACTTGTCTGGAAGGTTGGCAAATTTTGTCGAGCGTTTACGACAGGACATGCTCGGTGTCCTTGCTCGAATCGAAGTGGAGTTCGACTATCCAGACGAAGTTTTCACAGCACCGGAAGAGCTGAAAAACGAATTGTTGGGTTTGTTCGATCGAGTCAACGAGTCTTTGAAGAACGTCGATGGCAGGCTCGCTCTGTCAAGAGGTTTGAGAATTGTGATCGTCGGTAAACCGAACGTTGGTAAATCCACACTTTTGAACGCACTGCTCAACGAAGAGAAAGCGATCGTGACGGAGTTGCCGGGCACGACGAGGGACACCATAGAAGCGTTTGTGACGATCAAAGGGATCACCTTCACACTTGTAGACACCGCAGGTATAAGGGAAACGCACGACAAGGTGGAGAGAGTGGGTGTTGAGAGAGCCATAAACACCGCGAGCAAAGCTGATTTGATCCTCTTCGTTCTCGATGCCAGTGTACCACTTGACGAGGACGATTTCAGGATACTCCAGCTAATAAAGAACAAAAGGTACCTCGTTGTTGTCAACAAGATCGATGCTGTCGACAAGGTGGATCCTGAGAAATTGAGAAAAGCCCTCGGCACCGATGCACACATCTTGGTCATATCTGCTCTGAAGAAGGAAGGTATTGAGAAACTCGAAGAGGAAATCGTCGAGCAAGTTCAGGATGTGTTCGAGAACATGGAAGGTTACGTGACCACGACCAGGCAGTACGAACTCTTGTTGTCCTGTAAGTTGAATCTTGAAAACGCAATCAAAGAAGTGGATGAAGAAAGGCTCGATGCTGCAGCCGAAAGACTGAGGAACTGTCTCGAGGCACTGGATGCTCTTCTTGGAAGGCAGTACAGTATTGATTTGATCGATCGGATGTTCAGAGATTTCTGTGTTGGCAAATGA
- the hup gene encoding DNA-binding protein HU: MNKKELVDKVAKKAGLKKKDVKKVVDTMLESITDALAKGEKVQLVGFGSFEVRKAAQRKGVNPQTKKPITIPARKVPKFRPGKVLKEKVK; the protein is encoded by the coding sequence ATGAACAAGAAAGAACTCGTCGACAAGGTCGCGAAGAAAGCCGGTCTGAAGAAGAAGGACGTCAAGAAGGTCGTCGACACGATGCTGGAGTCCATCACCGACGCTCTGGCAAAGGGCGAGAAGGTCCAGCTCGTCGGCTTCGGAAGCTTCGAAGTTCGCAAGGCGGCGCAGAGGAAAGGCGTGAACCCACAGACCAAGAAGCCCATCACGATTCCTGCAAGAAAAGTTCCGAAATTCAGACCCGGCAAAGTTCTGAAGGAAAAGGTCAAGTGA
- the rpsO gene encoding 30S ribosomal protein S15 — protein sequence MLVDKEQKQQIIEQFRINEKDTGSVEVQIALLTARINHLTEHLKAHPKDFHSRRGLMKMVGRRRKMLRYLKRANPESYRNLIEKLNLRK from the coding sequence GTGCTTGTGGACAAGGAGCAGAAGCAACAGATCATCGAGCAGTTCAGAATCAACGAGAAGGACACGGGCTCGGTGGAGGTCCAAATTGCGTTGCTCACAGCAAGGATCAACCATTTGACCGAGCATTTGAAGGCCCATCCGAAGGACTTCCATTCCAGAAGAGGCCTGATGAAGATGGTCGGAAGAAGAAGGAAGATGTTGAGGTATCTGAAGAGAGCGAACCCTGAGTCCTACAGAAATTTGATCGAGAAGTTGAACCTGAGGAAATGA
- the galT gene encoding galactose-1-phosphate uridylyltransferase has product MPEFRKDPVLKRWVIIATERAKRPHDFARPKVEEKPAFCPFDYGNEHTTPPEVLAFRPPDTAPNSPGWWVRVVPNKFGAVNPNLSPRRYGVGMFDAMDGFGYHEVIVETPDHNTHLALMDYKQVEEVVWAYKHRYESISADKRVEYILIFKNHGRDAGASLQHPHSQLIALPIVPKRVQEELSGSREYYSYKERCVFCDIVSQELERKERIVEENEDFVSLEPFAARFPCETWILPKRHAHSFGDINEREVKNFAKILKNTLYRIFVALDNPPYNFMLHTAPTDNEGEGYYHWHLEIVPRLTNVAGFEWGSGFYINPMPPEEAAKYLRAVEIA; this is encoded by the coding sequence ATGCCTGAGTTCAGGAAAGACCCTGTGTTGAAGAGGTGGGTCATCATAGCCACAGAGCGGGCCAAAAGGCCGCACGATTTTGCCCGCCCAAAGGTTGAAGAGAAACCCGCGTTCTGCCCTTTCGACTACGGTAACGAACACACTACGCCACCGGAAGTCCTTGCGTTCAGGCCGCCAGACACCGCACCCAACTCCCCCGGTTGGTGGGTGAGGGTCGTGCCCAACAAGTTTGGGGCGGTGAACCCCAACCTTTCACCCAGGAGATACGGTGTGGGCATGTTCGACGCGATGGATGGCTTTGGTTATCATGAAGTGATCGTTGAAACGCCCGATCACAACACACACCTTGCGCTGATGGATTACAAACAAGTGGAGGAAGTGGTCTGGGCTTACAAGCATCGATATGAGAGCATCTCAGCGGACAAGAGGGTTGAATACATTTTGATTTTCAAGAACCATGGTCGCGATGCAGGAGCGTCTCTACAGCATCCGCACAGTCAACTCATAGCGTTGCCGATAGTTCCGAAGAGAGTACAGGAAGAGCTTTCTGGTTCCAGGGAGTACTACTCTTACAAGGAAAGATGCGTCTTCTGCGACATTGTCAGTCAGGAACTGGAGAGGAAAGAGCGAATCGTTGAAGAAAACGAAGATTTCGTTTCGTTAGAGCCTTTCGCTGCGAGGTTTCCTTGCGAAACCTGGATACTTCCGAAACGTCACGCGCACAGTTTTGGTGACATAAACGAGAGAGAAGTGAAGAACTTTGCGAAGATATTGAAGAACACTCTCTATCGTATCTTTGTTGCCTTGGACAACCCGCCGTACAATTTCATGTTACACACGGCACCAACCGACAACGAGGGAGAGGGATACTATCACTGGCATTTGGAAATTGTTCCACGCCTGACGAACGTTGCGGGATTCGAGTGGGGATCGGGATTTTATATAAATCCCATGCCACCGGAAGAGGCAGCCAAATATTTGCGTGCGGTTGAAATAGCATAA
- a CDS encoding HD-GYP domain-containing protein, producing MDLEPMQSVLKSVESLAGVEISLETVRNPDGTVLIKAGERITPDKIEQLKDNGLNRIWVKIEEVVPPLVEPQKIEQAKQEIQQVFRSAVEKFKIESEQVWRVSQTVLSDIMKNYGEKISLIFLVQQTDEDYTYTHEVHVSMISSLVGMELGLRLEQLSHLAFAAMIHDVGKVLVPKEILLAPRKLSPEEFELMKKHVAFGERICRKSGLNDERVISAVRDHHEKLDGSGYLAGLTDEQIGLFARIVSVVDIYDALISNRSYKPSWTPYKAMTEVIKLASLDKLDPKVVQALVSVLGLYPIGTTVVLNDGRKAVVVGVNRKNPLRPVLRIESGETIDLSREKGLRIVSVIE from the coding sequence TTGGATCTTGAGCCTATGCAATCCGTACTGAAGAGTGTTGAATCGCTCGCGGGTGTGGAGATATCTCTCGAGACCGTGCGGAATCCAGACGGCACGGTCTTGATCAAAGCTGGCGAAAGGATCACACCGGACAAGATTGAGCAACTAAAAGACAACGGTTTGAACAGAATCTGGGTGAAGATCGAAGAGGTTGTTCCACCGCTGGTGGAACCTCAGAAGATAGAGCAGGCGAAGCAGGAGATACAACAGGTGTTCAGGTCTGCCGTTGAAAAGTTCAAGATAGAGAGTGAGCAAGTCTGGAGAGTTTCACAAACTGTGCTGAGCGATATCATGAAGAACTACGGCGAAAAAATTTCGTTGATTTTCCTCGTTCAACAGACCGACGAGGACTACACCTACACGCACGAGGTACACGTCAGCATGATAAGTTCGTTGGTCGGCATGGAGCTGGGCTTAAGGTTGGAACAACTATCACACCTTGCCTTCGCTGCGATGATCCACGACGTCGGAAAAGTTTTGGTTCCCAAAGAGATACTGCTTGCACCACGCAAGTTGAGTCCCGAGGAGTTCGAACTCATGAAGAAGCACGTTGCGTTCGGTGAAAGAATATGTCGAAAATCTGGTTTGAACGATGAAAGAGTCATAAGCGCCGTGAGGGATCATCACGAAAAGCTCGATGGAAGTGGCTATCTCGCGGGCTTAACCGATGAACAGATAGGTCTGTTCGCACGCATCGTGAGCGTCGTGGACATCTACGACGCACTCATTTCGAACAGATCTTACAAGCCTTCCTGGACCCCCTACAAAGCCATGACCGAGGTCATAAAACTTGCCTCTCTTGACAAGCTCGATCCGAAGGTCGTTCAGGCTCTGGTTTCCGTCTTGGGCCTCTATCCGATAGGCACCACCGTTGTTCTGAACGATGGGAGAAAGGCCGTTGTGGTCGGGGTGAACAGGAAAAATCCGTTGAGACCCGTTTTGAGGATCGAAAGTGGTGAAACGATAGATCTTTCAAGGGAAAAAGGTCTCAGAATAGTTTCGGTCATAGAGTAA
- a CDS encoding polyribonucleotide nucleotidyltransferase: MKYWRRVILGREFYVEHGRLAKQANGAVLARIGDTSVLATAVMSDQAVEGIDFVPLTVEFQERFYAAGKIPGGFVKREGKPSETAILSARTIDRPIRPLFPKHLRNEVQVVVTVLSADPGNPPDVVGVMAASLALNLSDIPFNGVVAAVRVGLIDGQVVFFPSEEELERSSLDIVVAGTADAITMVEGEAKEVSEEQMVEVLFKAHDAIRQIVEFEQDILSEFNVTKVQIEEVKLPEDIEGDFRALVDTNELRSRLLTQGKKARAQAIGEYYESIVEQLKQKYPEELLNQYAIQLKDLYENLLKHKMRRIIVEEGIRLDLRGPKDIRPITCEVSVLPRVHGSALFTRGETQSLGIVTLGAPMDEQIVDTILEEGTKRFMLHYNFPPFCTGEVKPLRGPSRREIGHGHLAERALKFVLPDEDEFPYTIRVVSEILESNGSSSMATVCSGSLALMDAGVPVKKHVAGVAMGLILEPDAAVVLTDIMGAEDHWGDMDFKVAGTRDGITAFQMDCKVSGVSRELLYKALMQAKEARMFVLDKMYGTIDGPRSNLSSYAPVIKTTIIDPMKVGEVIGPGGRIIKGIIKEFDVQISVDDETGRVSVIGNGEEKVDAAIKRINEIVKEIAVGDVFEGKITRIEPFGVFLEVGAGKIGLLHQSKLLSNLKALKIGDVLKVKVSNIDNLGRLQFEEVAKGETEERRTSHSRPERFHRDERDQTRSRRNPRSGSD; this comes from the coding sequence TTGAAATACTGGCGACGTGTCATTTTGGGTAGAGAATTCTACGTGGAGCACGGAAGGTTGGCCAAACAAGCCAACGGTGCTGTTCTTGCAAGGATCGGAGACACCTCCGTGCTTGCAACTGCGGTCATGTCAGATCAGGCAGTCGAAGGTATCGACTTCGTACCACTCACGGTTGAATTCCAGGAGCGCTTCTATGCGGCAGGCAAAATACCCGGTGGATTCGTGAAGCGTGAGGGAAAGCCGAGTGAAACGGCGATCCTCTCGGCACGAACGATCGATAGACCTATAAGGCCCCTTTTCCCGAAGCACCTGCGCAACGAGGTTCAGGTCGTTGTGACTGTGCTTTCCGCGGATCCTGGCAACCCACCGGATGTCGTGGGCGTGATGGCGGCCTCTTTGGCGTTGAACTTGTCGGACATTCCCTTCAATGGCGTTGTCGCTGCGGTGAGGGTCGGTCTCATCGACGGACAGGTTGTTTTCTTCCCCAGCGAGGAAGAGCTCGAGAGAAGTTCTCTGGACATCGTCGTTGCGGGCACGGCAGACGCTATAACCATGGTGGAGGGTGAGGCAAAAGAGGTCAGCGAAGAACAAATGGTTGAAGTGCTCTTCAAGGCTCACGATGCGATCAGGCAGATCGTCGAATTTGAGCAGGATATTCTCAGCGAGTTCAACGTGACCAAGGTGCAGATCGAGGAAGTGAAGCTGCCGGAGGATATCGAAGGAGATTTCCGCGCACTCGTGGACACGAACGAGTTACGCAGCAGATTGCTCACGCAGGGCAAAAAGGCCAGAGCGCAGGCCATAGGCGAATATTACGAGTCCATCGTGGAGCAGTTGAAACAGAAGTATCCTGAAGAACTTCTGAATCAGTACGCAATCCAACTCAAGGATCTGTACGAAAATTTGTTGAAGCACAAAATGAGAAGAATAATCGTTGAGGAGGGTATAAGACTCGATCTCAGAGGGCCAAAGGACATAAGACCCATAACCTGCGAGGTGAGTGTGCTTCCGAGAGTTCATGGATCGGCACTGTTCACCAGAGGCGAAACGCAGAGTCTCGGCATCGTGACGCTCGGTGCACCCATGGATGAACAGATTGTCGACACGATTCTCGAAGAGGGTACGAAGCGTTTCATGCTGCACTACAACTTCCCACCTTTCTGCACCGGTGAGGTCAAACCTTTGAGAGGACCGAGCAGAAGAGAGATCGGCCATGGACATCTGGCGGAGCGTGCCCTCAAGTTTGTTCTGCCAGACGAGGACGAATTTCCATACACGATAAGGGTCGTCTCCGAAATCTTGGAGTCCAACGGTTCCTCTTCGATGGCAACCGTGTGTTCGGGTTCTTTAGCTCTCATGGACGCAGGGGTTCCTGTGAAAAAGCACGTTGCCGGTGTGGCGATGGGATTGATCTTGGAACCGGATGCTGCGGTCGTGTTGACCGACATCATGGGCGCAGAGGACCACTGGGGAGACATGGACTTCAAAGTCGCCGGGACGCGTGATGGCATCACGGCATTCCAAATGGACTGCAAAGTTTCCGGAGTTTCGAGAGAACTTTTGTACAAAGCTCTCATGCAGGCAAAAGAGGCGAGAATGTTCGTGCTCGACAAGATGTACGGCACGATCGACGGGCCAAGATCGAACCTCTCGAGCTATGCACCTGTCATCAAGACCACCATCATCGATCCGATGAAAGTTGGTGAGGTCATCGGGCCTGGAGGACGAATAATAAAGGGTATCATCAAGGAGTTCGACGTCCAGATATCGGTGGACGACGAGACAGGGCGTGTGAGCGTGATCGGTAACGGCGAGGAAAAGGTCGACGCGGCCATCAAAAGGATAAATGAAATAGTCAAGGAGATAGCGGTTGGCGACGTCTTTGAAGGTAAGATAACGCGCATAGAACCATTCGGCGTGTTTCTCGAAGTTGGAGCTGGAAAGATTGGACTGCTGCATCAAAGTAAGCTCCTGAGCAACTTGAAGGCACTCAAGATTGGTGACGTGCTGAAAGTCAAGGTGTCCAACATAGACAACCTTGGTAGGCTCCAGTTCGAGGAGGTGGCGAAAGGAGAAACAGAAGAGAGAAGAACCTCTCATTCAAGGCCGGAAAGGTTTCACAGAGACGAAAGAGATCAAACTCGTAGCAGGAGAAATCCGCGGTCAGGCTCAGACTAA
- a CDS encoding M16 family metallopeptidase — protein sequence MKIETLPVRNGHFHFVPVPSVKTLSLAFVIPAGSASESPNEAGVAHLIEHVAFKGTEKFDEFTLKFSLEVVGGSLNAFTTKDFTVYLAKVPYSHHERAIEVLSEIVFRPLFDERSIELEKSVIIEEIKTYDEDYESRVQDLFAETYLEEPYSRPVIGYKETVEKLTRHRVLNFHSTHYGNVEIVAVGKITKNVLEKLTQILERHNKEVDPLDVSPRFKPEGISCEAKNDLTQIHMIGGTFLDFGVTSERYPAFMVLSTLLGSGMSSVLFTRIREQLGLVYDVELVNQLWNDRGIFGVYACASPDKLERYVEELRKIMKEDISKDQFDYGKQRLIGKLQMITESVSGIFGYVIESIISRGRPVPLDEMLKRVDAVTLRQVRSLWREISERAWHWSCVVPVGSEDQVVKVLGS from the coding sequence ATGAAAATTGAAACGCTACCAGTTCGAAATGGGCACTTTCATTTCGTGCCCGTTCCATCTGTCAAAACTCTATCTCTTGCGTTCGTTATACCGGCTGGCTCTGCGAGCGAATCACCAAATGAGGCTGGTGTTGCCCATCTCATTGAACACGTTGCGTTCAAAGGGACGGAGAAGTTCGATGAATTCACGCTGAAATTCAGTCTGGAGGTCGTGGGGGGCAGCCTCAACGCTTTCACAACCAAAGATTTCACGGTGTATCTTGCGAAGGTACCTTACAGCCATCACGAGAGAGCGATTGAAGTGCTGTCGGAGATCGTTTTTCGTCCGCTCTTTGATGAGAGATCGATCGAGCTCGAGAAATCTGTTATCATTGAAGAAATAAAGACCTACGATGAGGACTACGAGAGCAGAGTTCAGGATCTCTTCGCGGAGACATACCTCGAGGAACCTTATTCGAGGCCGGTGATTGGTTACAAAGAAACTGTTGAGAAACTCACGAGGCATAGAGTACTCAATTTTCATTCTACGCACTATGGAAATGTCGAAATAGTTGCGGTTGGAAAGATCACGAAGAACGTTTTGGAAAAGTTAACGCAGATCCTCGAGCGCCACAACAAAGAAGTGGATCCTTTGGACGTGAGCCCTCGTTTCAAACCAGAAGGAATCAGTTGTGAGGCTAAGAACGATCTGACACAGATTCATATGATCGGTGGAACATTTTTGGACTTTGGAGTCACGAGTGAGCGTTACCCTGCCTTTATGGTTTTGAGCACCCTGCTGGGAAGCGGGATGAGCTCGGTACTCTTCACGAGGATCAGGGAACAACTCGGGCTCGTCTACGATGTTGAGCTTGTCAATCAACTTTGGAACGATAGGGGAATCTTTGGAGTGTACGCATGTGCGAGCCCTGACAAGCTTGAAAGGTACGTCGAAGAGCTGAGGAAGATAATGAAAGAGGATATCTCGAAAGATCAGTTCGATTACGGCAAACAGCGATTGATCGGCAAGCTCCAGATGATTACGGAGAGCGTCTCGGGCATCTTCGGTTACGTCATCGAATCCATCATCTCCAGAGGTAGACCCGTGCCACTGGATGAAATGCTGAAAAGAGTAGATGCGGTGACCTTGAGGCAGGTCAGGAGTCTGTGGAGAGAAATTTCTGAGAGGGCGTGGCACTGGTCGTGCGTGGTGCCCGTGGGAAGTGAGGATCAGGTGGTGAAGGTTCTTGGATCTTGA